A genomic segment from Thermostichus lividus PCC 6715 encodes:
- a CDS encoding universal stress protein codes for MRAYAEQWESFEQKGLDMLRHLTQVATDKGVATEFTQALGDAGRAICDLAKDWQSDLIVVGRRGLKGLSEFFLGSVSNYVLHNAHCSVLAIQRPNP; via the coding sequence ATGCGTGCCTACGCCGAACAGTGGGAGAGCTTTGAGCAAAAAGGGTTAGATATGCTGCGGCATTTGACCCAAGTGGCCACAGATAAAGGGGTTGCCACTGAATTCACGCAAGCCTTGGGGGATGCTGGCCGCGCCATTTGTGATTTGGCTAAAGACTGGCAAAGCGATCTCATTGTTGTGGGACGACGGGGACTCAAAGGGCTGAGTGAGTTCTTCTTGGGGAGCGTCAGTAACTACGTTTTACACAATGCCCACTGCTCAGTGCTCGCGATTCAACGTCCGAATCCCTAA
- a CDS encoding universal stress protein has product MYKKILVAVDDTELGESVFQTALDLALHYQAQMMLIHVLSPTSESYPDPIFTTPLASGFMWGCMRK; this is encoded by the coding sequence ATGTACAAAAAAATTTTGGTTGCGGTGGACGACACTGAATTAGGAGAATCAGTCTTTCAAACGGCTTTAGATTTGGCTTTACACTATCAAGCCCAAATGATGCTCATTCATGTTTTGTCCCCCACCAGCGAGTCCTATCCGGATCCAATTTTCACAACGCCGCTGGCGTCGGGGTTTATGTGGGGCTGCATGAGGAAGTGA
- a CDS encoding DUF3110 domain-containing protein gives MQVYVLLYNPGTANEGIHSLQLGDRNLILMFECADDAERYGLLLEAQDFQRPSVVGIDAKEVEEFCQASGYECHLVPRGFVPTNDAERLFLTPPERNVAETDWEVENRVPPAAESEFSEKELNRLRQQLEKLL, from the coding sequence ATGCAAGTTTATGTCTTGCTCTACAATCCCGGTACCGCAAATGAGGGTATTCATTCGCTGCAACTGGGCGATCGCAACCTAATTCTCATGTTTGAGTGCGCCGATGATGCTGAGCGCTATGGGTTGCTCTTAGAAGCACAGGATTTTCAACGTCCCAGTGTGGTTGGAATTGATGCCAAGGAAGTGGAAGAGTTTTGTCAAGCCTCAGGTTACGAATGCCATTTAGTGCCTAGGGGGTTTGTGCCAACGAACGATGCTGAGCGGTTATTCTTGACTCCACCGGAGCGCAATGTGGCTGAAACCGACTGGGAGGTTGAAAACCGAGTACCGCCCGCCGCGGAGAGTGAATTTTCGGAAAAAGAGCTAAACCGTCTGCGTCAACAACTTGAAAAGTTACTGTAG
- a CDS encoding glycosyltransferase family 2 protein has protein sequence MPQVSACLIVKNEATNLQRCLASVQPVVDEIVVVDTGSTDDTVAIARQFTEKLYTLPWRDDFAAARNYSLDQASGEWILVLDADEVLVCLSDTSLREQLAAAPSVQAYQLLRREIGTGEQFSDFAIVRLFRNLPTLRYQGRFHEQLVSSGSAPITIGSLTTFRIDHYGYQPAQIQAKMRDRNIPILERIRASEGLSLSLLFALADMYNAVNNPSAAEDCFNELFERLFPHLLSGQLPPEVPGSLPEILHQLGRRLLAAEEHEALQLLCQQSLIWFPTYPPLNHLAGCWLMALGFPLGATAYFEYCLEMGRTNRYSKQMPFPLDYVGERAAQQLALAYQALQETERSRYYTELAQSLKS, from the coding sequence ATGCCGCAGGTCTCCGCCTGTTTGATCGTCAAAAATGAAGCCACAAATCTTCAGCGGTGCTTGGCGAGTGTGCAGCCTGTTGTGGATGAAATCGTGGTGGTGGATACCGGCTCAACGGATGATACGGTGGCGATCGCCCGTCAGTTTACAGAGAAGCTCTACACCCTACCGTGGCGCGATGATTTTGCAGCGGCGCGTAACTATTCCCTAGACCAAGCCAGCGGTGAGTGGATTCTGGTACTGGATGCCGACGAAGTCCTTGTGTGCCTCAGTGATACCTCCTTGAGGGAGCAGTTAGCCGCAGCGCCCAGCGTACAGGCGTACCAACTGTTGCGCCGTGAAATTGGCACAGGGGAGCAGTTTTCAGATTTTGCCATTGTGCGCCTCTTTCGCAACCTGCCCACCCTCCGCTATCAGGGGCGTTTTCATGAGCAATTGGTCTCTTCAGGATCTGCCCCCATCACTATCGGATCCCTCACAACTTTCAGAATTGATCACTACGGCTATCAGCCGGCCCAGATTCAGGCAAAGATGCGCGATCGCAATATCCCCATTTTGGAGCGCATCCGCGCCAGCGAAGGGCTGAGCCTGAGCTTACTGTTTGCCTTGGCGGATATGTACAACGCCGTCAATAACCCTAGTGCTGCGGAAGATTGCTTTAATGAACTCTTTGAGCGCCTATTCCCTCACCTCCTGAGTGGCCAACTCCCGCCAGAGGTGCCCGGCTCCCTGCCAGAAATTCTCCATCAACTGGGGCGACGCTTACTGGCGGCGGAAGAACACGAGGCGCTGCAATTGCTCTGTCAGCAAAGCCTGATCTGGTTCCCTACCTATCCTCCCCTCAACCACTTAGCAGGGTGCTGGCTAATGGCCTTAGGCTTTCCCCTTGGTGCCACTGCCTATTTTGAGTACTGCCTCGAGATGGGGCGCACCAATCGCTACAGCAAGCAGATGCCTTTTCCCTTGGACTACGTGGGCGAACGTGCTGCCCAGCAGTTGGCGCTGGCTTACCAAGCCTTGCAGGAGACTGAGCGCTCACGATACTACACTGAGCTAGCCCAAAGCCTGAAGAGTTGA
- a CDS encoding divergent PAP2 family protein, with amino-acid sequence MMDTLRELLSNHVLWVALAASAIAQTLKLLLDIAKHRKLNFRVLVETGGMPSSHSALVTALATSVGLQRGWSSVEFAIALVFAFIVMYDAAGVRQAAGKQARILNQIVEEFFQEGHELAEARLKELLGHTPIQVIAGSALGVAIAWVAT; translated from the coding sequence ATGATGGATACTCTCCGCGAGCTGTTGTCTAACCATGTTCTCTGGGTGGCCTTGGCGGCTAGTGCGATCGCCCAAACCCTCAAGCTGCTGTTGGATATTGCCAAGCATCGTAAGCTGAACTTCCGGGTGTTGGTGGAAACTGGCGGCATGCCTAGTTCTCACTCTGCCTTAGTGACGGCCTTAGCCACGAGCGTAGGGTTGCAGCGAGGCTGGAGTAGTGTTGAATTTGCCATTGCCCTGGTCTTTGCCTTTATTGTGATGTACGATGCAGCCGGTGTGCGCCAAGCCGCCGGCAAGCAAGCGCGCATCCTCAACCAGATTGTCGAAGAATTTTTCCAAGAAGGGCACGAATTAGCAGAAGCCCGACTCAAGGAACTTCTTGGCCATACCCCCATTCAAGTGATTGCTGGCTCTGCGCTGGGGGTGGCGATCGCCTGGGTGGCAACCTAG
- the folD gene encoding bifunctional methylenetetrahydrofolate dehydrogenase/methenyltetrahydrofolate cyclohydrolase FolD, with translation MAEHIPTCLNGKTLAQSIEAKLAAHVQTLKSQLGRPPGLAVLRVGDDPASAVYVRAKEQACERVGIRSFGAHLPASTSEADLLAKITDLNHDERVDGILLQLPLPPHLDARPLLYAIHPDKDVDGLHPDNLGRLVRDEPGLRSCTPAGVMQLLAAYGIEVAGRQAVVVGRSILVGKPLALMLLNADATVAIAHSRTRNLAEVTRSAEILVTAIGRPRCITADMIRHGAIVIDVGINRIQRPDGKFSLWGDVDYDAACQVASYITPVPGGVGPMTVAMLLHNTVWSYCRRHNQPAQLLQLSPTDQPAR, from the coding sequence TTGGCTGAGCATATCCCCACCTGCCTCAACGGTAAAACCTTAGCCCAGTCTATTGAGGCGAAGCTGGCGGCACACGTGCAAACCCTAAAGTCACAGTTGGGGCGGCCACCGGGGTTGGCTGTCCTCAGGGTTGGCGATGACCCCGCTAGTGCTGTTTACGTTCGCGCCAAGGAGCAGGCCTGCGAACGGGTTGGGATTCGCTCCTTTGGGGCTCACTTGCCCGCCAGTACGTCCGAAGCTGACCTCTTGGCTAAGATCACCGATCTCAACCATGATGAGCGGGTAGATGGTATTTTGCTACAACTGCCGCTGCCGCCTCACTTGGATGCGCGCCCTCTGCTCTACGCCATTCACCCTGATAAGGATGTCGATGGCCTCCACCCTGACAATTTAGGTCGTCTTGTGCGCGATGAGCCGGGGTTGCGCAGTTGTACCCCTGCTGGGGTGATGCAATTGCTGGCAGCTTACGGGATTGAGGTGGCGGGTCGGCAAGCGGTGGTGGTGGGGCGCAGTATTTTAGTGGGCAAGCCTCTTGCCCTAATGCTCTTAAATGCCGATGCAACGGTGGCGATCGCCCACTCGCGCACCCGTAACCTAGCTGAGGTGACTCGCAGTGCCGAAATTTTAGTGACGGCGATCGGTCGTCCCCGCTGCATTACCGCAGACATGATTCGCCACGGTGCCATTGTTATTGATGTTGGCATTAATCGTATTCAACGCCCAGATGGTAAATTTAGCCTGTGGGGCGATGTGGACTATGATGCTGCCTGTCAAGTGGCTAGTTACATTACCCCTGTTCCCGGCGGGGTTGGTCCGATGACCGTGGCCATGTTGTTGCACAATACAGTATGGAGCTATTGTCGCCGGCACAATCAGCCAGCGCAGTTACTCCAGTTGTCCCCTACAGACCAGCCTGCACGATGA
- a CDS encoding DUF3119 family protein gives MQATTTTVRLSPAFTVPVGVLLLSVPLWYLKWWLGLPVSLFSLFLAVQAATLRLDFTATALEVYRGSQQIRQFPYQQWQHWEVFWPRLPILFYFREVKSIHFLPILFDAKTLVQCLQERCPRTAFIPPARND, from the coding sequence ATGCAAGCAACAACAACGACAGTTCGTTTATCCCCCGCCTTTACTGTACCGGTGGGCGTACTGCTGCTGAGTGTGCCCCTTTGGTACCTGAAGTGGTGGTTAGGGTTGCCGGTATCGCTGTTCAGTCTGTTTTTGGCCGTGCAAGCAGCTACCCTACGGCTGGACTTTACAGCGACAGCCCTTGAAGTGTATCGCGGCAGCCAGCAAATTCGGCAGTTTCCCTACCAGCAGTGGCAGCACTGGGAGGTTTTTTGGCCACGGCTGCCCATCCTGTTTTATTTCCGTGAGGTCAAGAGTATCCACTTCTTGCCGATTCTGTTTGATGCCAAAACTTTAGTACAATGCCTGCAAGAACGCTGCCCACGTACGGCCTTTATTCCCCCTGCTCGCAATGACTGA
- a CDS encoding DUF3086 domain-containing protein, whose translation MTDEPTLTPDLTESAAEAQEAELATLAARRDALKEEIQALEAAFHRLAHRCCQDLEEKQQALQLTIEQLERRKERIEQELRQNFVGASQEMAIRVQGFKEFLVNSMQDLAATVEELQLLPAPAPAAEHETPPAATSPPKLVLDEGFQEETSRIKHLLEQYQTNPNYYGPPWQLRRTFEPLHAQRVESWFFDLGGRGALRSLPSRLQNILVASAIISILRDFYGDMLRVLVLADSPERLGDWRRGLQDCLGINRQDFGPERGVALFESADALAFRADRLEQEDYLPLILIDDSQEKVSLSLLQYPLLLGFAPEPQLRRTNEFFE comes from the coding sequence ATGACTGATGAACCCACCTTGACCCCAGACCTAACTGAGTCCGCTGCTGAGGCACAGGAGGCGGAACTGGCTACGCTTGCGGCACGGCGGGATGCACTCAAAGAGGAAATTCAAGCGCTTGAAGCAGCATTCCATCGTCTTGCTCACCGTTGTTGCCAGGATCTTGAAGAGAAGCAACAAGCCCTGCAACTCACTATCGAACAGTTGGAGCGACGCAAGGAGCGTATTGAGCAGGAACTGCGCCAAAATTTTGTTGGTGCATCTCAGGAAATGGCCATTCGGGTGCAAGGGTTTAAGGAGTTCCTCGTGAACAGTATGCAGGATTTAGCTGCAACGGTGGAGGAACTACAACTGCTGCCAGCCCCTGCCCCAGCAGCAGAGCATGAAACACCGCCCGCTGCAACTTCCCCCCCGAAATTGGTGTTGGATGAGGGGTTTCAGGAGGAAACTAGCCGCATTAAGCACCTCCTAGAGCAGTACCAAACGAACCCCAATTACTATGGCCCGCCTTGGCAGCTACGGCGCACCTTTGAGCCGTTACACGCGCAGCGAGTGGAAAGTTGGTTTTTTGATTTAGGGGGGCGGGGTGCCCTGCGATCGCTCCCAAGTCGGCTGCAAAATATCCTTGTGGCCTCGGCAATTATTTCGATTTTGCGGGATTTTTACGGCGACATGCTGCGGGTGCTGGTCTTGGCAGACTCTCCCGAGCGTTTGGGAGACTGGCGGCGGGGGCTGCAAGACTGTTTAGGCATCAACCGCCAAGACTTTGGCCCTGAGCGGGGGGTGGCGCTGTTTGAGTCTGCGGATGCATTGGCCTTCCGCGCCGATCGCCTTGAACAAGAGGACTATCTCCCCCTGATTTTAATTGACGACTCCCAAGAGAAGGTGAGTTTATCGCTGCTTCAGTATCCACTCCTGTTGGGGTTTGCTCCCGAACCCCAGTTGCGTCGCACGAATGAGTTTTTTGAATAG
- the plsY gene encoding glycerol-3-phosphate 1-O-acyltransferase PlsY — MSTAVILGVMVLTSYLLGSIPTGYWVAKHLRGIDIRDHGSGSTGATNVLRVVGKGAGLFTFVVDVLKGTVAVVAARWSLAQPWSTVPPAWGDYCLLAIALVAVVGHSKPIWLGWRGGKSVATSLGVLLALNWPTGLVTFGVFLVVLALSRIVSLGSILAALSLPLWFWWFTGSLPFVGFSILASAFVIWRHQSNIQRLIAGTEPRLGGRSGNSAADLN; from the coding sequence GTGAGCACCGCAGTCATCCTTGGGGTTATGGTGCTGACAAGCTATCTACTCGGCTCAATTCCGACAGGCTATTGGGTGGCCAAGCACCTACGCGGTATTGACATTCGCGATCATGGCTCTGGCTCCACAGGCGCCACCAATGTCCTGCGGGTGGTGGGCAAAGGCGCGGGGCTGTTCACCTTTGTTGTTGATGTGCTCAAGGGAACGGTTGCCGTTGTTGCGGCTCGCTGGAGCCTCGCTCAACCCTGGAGTACGGTGCCGCCAGCGTGGGGAGACTACTGCCTGTTGGCGATCGCCCTAGTGGCGGTGGTGGGGCACAGTAAACCTATTTGGCTGGGATGGCGGGGCGGCAAATCCGTTGCCACCAGCTTGGGGGTGCTCTTGGCGCTGAACTGGCCGACAGGATTGGTCACCTTTGGTGTCTTCCTTGTGGTACTTGCCCTGAGTCGCATTGTCTCTCTTGGCTCGATTCTAGCGGCACTGTCTCTACCCCTTTGGTTTTGGTGGTTTACAGGATCGCTGCCCTTTGTTGGTTTTAGTATTTTAGCGAGTGCCTTTGTTATTTGGCGGCACCAGAGTAATATCCAGCGCCTCATTGCCGGTACCGAGCCACGCCTAGGAGGCCGGAGTGGAAATTCAGCGGCTGACCTTAACTAA
- a CDS encoding AAA family ATPase has product MEIQRLTLTNFKTHRDRTVNFCRGVNVICGENGAGKTSLLEAIAWVLFDATSGYGSGFNKAIIRKGATHAEATVQFISAADGRSYLV; this is encoded by the coding sequence GTGGAAATTCAGCGGCTGACCTTAACTAATTTCAAAACCCATCGCGATCGCACTGTTAACTTTTGCCGCGGGGTGAATGTTATCTGTGGCGAAAATGGGGCGGGCAAAACAAGCCTTTTAGAAGCCATTGCTTGGGTTCTATTTGATGCCACCTCCGGTTATGGGTCTGGCTTTAACAAAGCAATTATTCGCAAGGGCGCAACCCATGCCGAGGCAACGGTTCAGTTTATTTCGGCGGCGGATGGTCGCTCCTATTTGGTTTAA
- a CDS encoding AAA family ATPase produces MSSRLLSASSDSSEPQPKLAHLEAQRQAIATIESQLAALAPQIAAADALEQELAVVHAQLRAAEQAAQEATHLEEQIQSAQLRLVELEQQLAALDAQRPLAATLNQKQQERDRLAAQISHLSAAQAFAATLAPIVASATTQAAAIAPLTRQAMHELTAAQDFALLTPAVTLGLQALQHLQANHQQLLNDLEALLKRLDPSEQDLLTPLLAQLDAEIAAAAAAERSLLQWHPLAAEKARLHEHLSALGDRQRQLIPRYSQLAQLQRQYTKLSTELEALGQPRAQQQVLLEQQQSAPDIETAVQELVQHQAQLNSELAPLYRQRQYYQALEQKRQALTEELATLEHAYQTYLQHKHQASQVAAYQAALAEAQATYAALQNTCATLAQDYQTQAQRIDVDRLREVTARHEQLSREYQTLLGAIPEKERQYQQYADALQHLEAVAQQLARSRQTLAEYQQRHHFIVTAREIYRTSGPRVSEAYLHSISHEADRLFRELLNRPDVALRWLSDYDIQVNEGGHWRSFRSLSGGEQMCAALAVRLALLRILAATDVAFFDEPTTNMDHERRQQLAENLANLRSFRQLFVISHDETFAALTEHIIHLERQS; encoded by the coding sequence TTGAGCAGCAGATTGCTGAGTGCGAGCAGCGACAGCAGCGAGCCGCAACCAAAACTGGCACACCTTGAAGCCCAACGCCAAGCGATCGCTACGATTGAGTCCCAACTGGCTGCCCTTGCCCCCCAGATTGCGGCGGCGGATGCCCTTGAGCAGGAATTAGCCGTAGTCCACGCCCAACTACGAGCGGCGGAGCAGGCAGCTCAAGAGGCCACCCATCTTGAGGAGCAAATTCAAAGCGCCCAACTCCGCCTTGTTGAACTGGAGCAGCAATTGGCTGCCCTTGATGCTCAACGCCCCCTTGCTGCCACCCTAAACCAGAAACAGCAGGAGCGCGATCGCCTCGCAGCCCAGATAAGCCACCTCAGCGCCGCCCAAGCCTTTGCCGCCACCCTTGCCCCCATCGTTGCAAGCGCCACAACCCAAGCCGCCGCCATCGCTCCTCTAACTCGCCAAGCCATGCATGAACTGACCGCCGCCCAAGACTTTGCCTTGCTCACCCCAGCTGTGACCTTAGGCCTGCAAGCGCTGCAACACCTGCAAGCCAACCATCAGCAGTTGCTCAACGACCTTGAAGCACTCCTCAAGCGCCTTGATCCCTCTGAGCAAGACCTGCTGACCCCTCTTCTCGCGCAACTCGACGCGGAGATTGCTGCCGCTGCCGCTGCCGAACGCTCACTCCTGCAATGGCACCCCCTTGCCGCTGAAAAAGCGCGATTACACGAACACCTGAGTGCCCTTGGCGATCGCCAACGGCAGTTGATCCCTCGCTACAGCCAACTCGCCCAGTTGCAGCGCCAGTACACTAAGCTGAGCACAGAGCTAGAGGCACTGGGGCAACCCCGCGCCCAACAACAGGTTCTCCTAGAGCAACAGCAGTCAGCACCGGACATTGAAACAGCAGTCCAAGAGCTAGTACAACACCAAGCGCAATTGAACAGCGAGCTTGCGCCCCTATACCGTCAGCGCCAGTACTATCAAGCCTTAGAGCAGAAGCGCCAAGCCCTGACAGAGGAATTGGCGACCCTAGAGCACGCCTACCAAACCTACCTCCAGCACAAACACCAAGCTAGCCAAGTGGCCGCCTACCAAGCGGCGCTTGCAGAGGCACAAGCCACCTATGCCGCCCTCCAAAACACCTGTGCCACCCTAGCGCAGGACTACCAGACCCAAGCCCAGCGCATAGATGTGGATCGCTTAAGGGAGGTCACAGCTCGCCATGAGCAACTCAGCCGCGAGTATCAAACCCTCCTAGGGGCAATTCCCGAAAAGGAGAGACAATATCAGCAGTATGCAGACGCCCTCCAGCATCTTGAGGCGGTGGCGCAACAGCTTGCCCGTAGCCGCCAAACCCTCGCTGAGTACCAACAGCGGCACCATTTTATCGTGACGGCGCGGGAAATTTACCGAACCAGTGGCCCCCGCGTTAGCGAGGCGTATCTGCACAGCATTTCCCACGAAGCCGACCGTCTCTTTCGCGAGTTACTCAACCGTCCTGACGTTGCCCTTCGGTGGCTGTCGGACTACGACATTCAAGTGAACGAGGGCGGGCACTGGCGTAGTTTTAGGAGCCTTTCTGGGGGTGAGCAGATGTGCGCTGCCCTTGCGGTACGCCTTGCCCTGCTGCGAATTTTAGCCGCCACAGACGTGGCCTTCTTTGATGAACCCACGACCAATATGGATCACGAGCGCCGTCAGCAGCTAGCAGAAAACCTAGCTAATCTGAGAAGTTTTAGACAGCTATTTGTCATTAGCCATGATGAAACCTTTGCTGCCCTGACAGAGCATATTATCCATCTAGAGCGACAATCCTAA
- a CDS encoding FHA domain-containing protein codes for MNSLAQERHVLILNMVGGRRAIALEAAAYSLGRDESNAIVLDFETVSRQHAILLRVPVPGTTNYRYRLVDGNANGKPSTNGTFVNGKRISSHELHHGDVILFGRKAKASYMMVSMAETEFSQYLQSIAFQSIKSDLRGAKETLVGMELSGELRRPPSRELVGAAKTALSIETEPVKPAAKDTLASEGGDTSSQANKATVHEPQSHHGLRWMIGLGAIATVVAAIFVGAYLRSPAPQQPAPTQSPSVAQP; via the coding sequence ATGAACAGCTTGGCACAAGAGCGTCATGTTTTGATTTTGAATATGGTGGGTGGGCGACGCGCGATCGCCCTTGAGGCGGCTGCTTACTCCTTAGGGCGCGACGAAAGCAATGCAATTGTCTTAGACTTTGAGACCGTATCACGACAGCACGCGATTCTGTTGCGGGTGCCTGTGCCGGGTACCACGAACTATCGTTACCGCTTGGTGGATGGCAATGCCAATGGCAAGCCCAGCACGAACGGTACGTTTGTCAATGGCAAACGGATTTCCAGCCATGAACTTCACCATGGGGACGTGATTCTCTTTGGCCGCAAAGCCAAGGCTTCTTACATGATGGTGTCAATGGCGGAGACGGAGTTTAGCCAATACCTCCAGTCCATCGCCTTTCAAAGTATTAAGTCGGATTTGCGTGGTGCCAAGGAAACGTTGGTGGGAATGGAGCTCAGTGGGGAGTTGCGCCGTCCACCCAGCCGTGAATTGGTGGGGGCGGCCAAAACGGCTCTCAGTATTGAAACGGAACCGGTCAAGCCCGCTGCCAAGGATACCTTGGCCAGTGAGGGTGGTGACACCTCTTCCCAAGCGAATAAAGCCACGGTGCACGAACCCCAGTCCCATCATGGGCTGAGGTGGATGATTGGCTTGGGGGCGATCGCCACCGTGGTCGCAGCTATTTTTGTGGGAGCCTACCTGCGCTCACCCGCACCTCAGCAACCTGCTCCAACCCAATCCCCGTCGGTTGCACAGCCATAA
- a CDS encoding TRC40/GET3/ArsA family transport-energizing ATPase, which produces MRVILMTGKGGVGKTSVAAATGLRCAELGYKTLVLSTDPAHSLADSFDLELGHVPAPVAENLWGAELDALMELEDNWGAVKRYITQVLQARGLEGIQAEELAILPGMDEIFALVRMKRHYDEGQYDVLIIDSAPTGTALRLLSLPEVSGWYMRRFYKPLQRMSVALRPIVEPIFKPLVGFSLPDQAVMDAPYEFYEQIEALEKVLTDNTQTSVRLVTNPEKMVLKESLRAHAYLSLYNVATDLVVANRILPETVSDPFFSRWKETQQQYRQEIHDNFRPLPVKEVPLFAEELCGLAALKRLKETLYADEDPAQVYYQEQTIRVVPSDGQYSLELYLPGIPKEKIELNKTADELSIRIGNHRRNMVLPQGLAAMQPVGAKMEADYLKIRFATAAVSG; this is translated from the coding sequence ATGCGCGTAATTTTAATGACGGGTAAAGGTGGCGTTGGTAAGACCTCAGTCGCAGCAGCGACGGGGTTACGCTGTGCTGAGTTGGGGTACAAAACCCTTGTTCTCAGTACGGATCCGGCTCACTCCCTAGCCGATAGCTTTGACCTAGAGTTGGGGCATGTGCCTGCTCCTGTGGCCGAGAACCTCTGGGGGGCAGAGTTAGATGCCTTGATGGAGCTGGAGGATAACTGGGGAGCAGTAAAGCGCTACATTACCCAAGTGTTGCAGGCACGGGGGCTAGAGGGGATACAGGCCGAAGAACTCGCCATCTTGCCGGGGATGGATGAAATTTTTGCCCTCGTACGGATGAAGCGGCACTATGACGAGGGTCAGTACGATGTCCTGATTATTGATTCGGCACCCACGGGAACGGCACTGCGGCTGTTGAGTTTGCCTGAGGTGAGCGGCTGGTATATGCGCCGCTTTTATAAACCCTTGCAGCGGATGTCGGTGGCCTTGCGCCCCATTGTGGAGCCAATTTTCAAGCCCTTGGTGGGCTTTTCGCTACCGGATCAGGCGGTGATGGATGCACCTTACGAGTTCTATGAACAAATTGAAGCCCTCGAAAAAGTCCTCACCGACAACACCCAAACCTCGGTACGGCTGGTCACAAATCCTGAAAAAATGGTTCTTAAGGAGTCCCTACGCGCTCATGCTTACTTGAGCTTGTACAATGTGGCCACAGATTTGGTGGTCGCTAACCGCATCTTACCAGAAACAGTCAGCGATCCCTTTTTTAGCCGCTGGAAAGAGACGCAGCAGCAGTACCGCCAAGAAATTCACGACAATTTCCGACCCCTACCGGTCAAAGAAGTGCCCCTGTTTGCCGAGGAACTCTGTGGTCTGGCTGCCCTGAAGCGTCTTAAGGAAACGCTCTACGCCGATGAAGACCCTGCCCAAGTCTATTACCAAGAGCAAACAATTCGGGTGGTGCCCAGTGATGGCCAGTACAGCCTCGAACTCTATTTACCCGGGATCCCTAAGGAAAAAATCGAACTGAATAAAACTGCTGACGAGTTAAGTATTCGCATTGGTAACCATCGGCGTAATATGGTGCTACCGCAGGGATTAGCCGCCATGCAGCCAGTTGGCGCCAAAATGGAGGCAGACTACTTGAAAATTCGCTTTGCTACTGCGGCGGTCAGTGGATAA
- the rsmD gene encoding 16S rRNA (guanine(966)-N(2))-methyltransferase RsmD: protein MPLRISGQRSLKTITGHTTRPTSAKVRQAVFNIWQGRIQHCRWLDLCAGTGAMGAEALIRGAQWVVAIEQSAAACQVIRQNWSAVAQPEQQTLILRGDVRQKLQHLPLPEFDFIYFDPPYNSNLYLPVLELLWQQQRLTVGGEIAVECRTKDPPDLGAIAQIGWQQHRLKTYGSTMLILLQAGNPQQSCPQRH, encoded by the coding sequence ATGCCCCTACGTATCTCCGGTCAGCGATCGCTCAAAACGATTACCGGTCACACCACTCGCCCCACTAGTGCTAAGGTACGCCAAGCGGTTTTTAATATTTGGCAGGGGCGCATTCAACATTGTCGGTGGCTAGATTTGTGTGCCGGAACCGGAGCGATGGGGGCAGAGGCACTAATTCGCGGTGCACAGTGGGTAGTGGCCATTGAACAGTCAGCCGCAGCGTGCCAAGTGATCCGCCAGAATTGGAGCGCCGTTGCGCAGCCAGAACAACAAACCTTGATTCTGCGTGGGGATGTTCGCCAAAAACTTCAGCACCTCCCTCTCCCCGAGTTTGACTTCATTTACTTTGACCCTCCCTACAACAGCAACCTCTATTTACCAGTGTTGGAGCTTCTTTGGCAGCAACAGCGCTTAACTGTGGGGGGCGAAATAGCGGTAGAGTGCCGCACCAAAGACCCACCAGATTTAGGGGCGATCGCCCAGATTGGCTGGCAGCAGCACCGACTGAAAACCTACGGCAGCACGATGCTGATCTTACTGCAGGCAGGCAACCCTCAACAGTCCTGTCCACAGCGCCATTAG